TTACTGGCGGATATGGACTTAAAAGAGGCCATTGAAGCGATGCATTATGATGTCTATAACGCCATGATCAACCAGTTTATTCCACCAGGTTCGGTCGATGATCAATGGAATGTTGATGGTCTTGAGGATGAACTAGAAAACGAATTTAAGCTCTATATGCCGATTAATGATTGGCTAGATGAAGACCGCCGTCTCGATGAAGAAGGGCTGCGTGCGAAGATTATTAATACCGCGCTTGAGCATTATCGCGGTCGCCGTGAGCAAATGGACGTGCAAAGTGCTGCCCAGCTTGAGCGTCATTTCATGCTACAAAGTCTTGATAAGCACTGGAAAGATCATTTAACGCAAATGGATCAGCTGCGCAAAGGTATCCATCTGCGCGGTTATGCGCAAAAGAATCCTGAGCAAGAGTATAAGCGCGAGTCGTTTGAGCTGTTCCAAATGATGCTGGGCGCGATAAAGTCAGAAACGGTACAAGATTTATCACGCGTACATATCCCAACCAAAGCAGAGCTTGAAGCATTAGAGGCGCAACAACGCGCAGATGCAGCACAGATGCAGATGCATTTTGAGCATGACGAGGTGGCGAATTTAGCAGGTGATTCGCAACCAGAGCCAGATGCACGTGCGAATGATCAGATGCGTGTCAATCTAGGTGGCGCTGCGGCTGCTGGTATAGAGGGCGCCGCTGATAGTGCTGAACCTAACCCTTATGCAGGGATGAATATCAGCCGCAATGCACCGTGCCCATGTGGTTCTGCGCTTAAATACAAGCAATGTCATGGCAAAATATAAAGGCTAGCACATTTTTTATAATGTCTGCTTTATAGTATTCATTAGAAAAACCCATCGCGATTGCCGCCATGGGTTTTTTTATCGTCAGTCATTATTCAGCTTGACACTATTTAAACACTGAAATGACACATAATAAGCGTTAAAATGTACGCTATAGTGAGTGCTTACAAATTCAGCATAGGCGTGAATAGTTGGACAAGCTATAGTATTGACCATATTAAATTAGGAGAGTGTTATGAGTTTAGGGCATTTACGACCTTCTGTATTCATTATGACGTTACTAGCTGGCGCTATCAGCATCAGTGCGTGTCAACAGAAACAAGATCCTGAGCCAAATCTAGAAGACGGTATTAATGCGGAAGAATCGGTTCCAATGTCAGCTGAACCAGCCGATCCTAATATCACCGTCTTAGCAACCGATGACGCCGCATTGAACGAAGCTGCCGATGACACAGGTGCGAATGCTGACTCAGGTTTTACAGAAATGACTTATTTATGCTCACCTGAGTTAAAAGTAGACGCGACCTATGAAGGTAACGAAGTCGTGATTGGCACTGATCAAGGTACTTTAACCTTAACCCAAACCAATGACGGTACTAATCCTGAAGTCTATGAAGTAGCAACCGCGATTGATGGTGGTGAAGGCTTTACGCAGTGGCGTGCGGCTAATGAAGAGCGTGCGACTGGCATATTACGCATGGCTGGTGCCGACGAAAGCAAGGTAAGTACCTATGACTGTAAGAAAACAAAATAAGTATGATTATCAATCCATGATATAAAGCCAAAATATAAAAACAGCATTGTATCAGCCAAATAAAAAAAGCAACGTTTCCGTTGCTTTTTTTGATGATAATAACTGATGATTATGAATAAGCATTTAATAAAAAATTTTAGAAAGGGTAAGATTAATATCTATTTATTAACAGCATTATTTTTTATGATGGCGTGTACCTTCATGCTCTAAAAAACCTTCTTCTTGTACATTTAGCTCTTCGTGTTTGAGCTCAACCTGAATACTATCAGTATGAATATGCGTGGTTTTGTTGACTGCCACTTCTTGAATCGCATAGGTATCTTTGGTAATGGTCGCCACTTGGCGCGAAATAATAATTTCAATCGGCTCATCACCAATCTCAACCTGCTTACCATTAATCGTAACGACCGCGTTACTGTCTAATGACGGCTCAACATGGCGTAATATATCCTTTTCATCATAATTTCCTACCAGTAGGTATTGACTCTCATCGTCATAATACTCAGTGCGGACAGTGATATACTCTTCAATCAATTCAATAGGGACGTTAATGGTCTTGGTACGTGCATGCTTAGTGACCGTTACTTTACCAACATCTAAGCGTTCTTTATTTATAACTGGACGCTCTTCTAATAGTTCTAAATGCCCGCCATGACCGGTTTTATTGACTGCGGTTGCGGCACTACTATTATTCGAGAGACTATCGGGCGCGGGCAATTTATTTTCAGAACTATGGTTTGCGATTCTAGGATTATCAATTCTAGAATTAGTAACTCTAGCCACATTCGCATTTGCGATATCAGTAGAGAGTAAATCAGGGCTTATGCCTTGCTCGATATTCGTATTATCGTTATTTATATTATTGTTAGTCATGGTTTAAGTCCTTTTTAAATGAGCACTATTATTAAATCATTATTATGAAACCACTGTCATAAAACCACTGTTATACGAGCAAAATTTGTAGCGATGTCAGTGTTAAAGATTGGTATTAAAAACCGTAAATATATTAAGAGTAAGAGAGTATAAAAAAGATTACTTTATTATTAAATATAGTGGCTTAACATAAAAAAAGACCAGAGACAGGCTCTGATCTTAATTTACTGAGTACAAACGCTCAGTGACTAACTATTATTACCTTTATATCTTTTATCAACGATACTGCTTATTAACAACATCTGTTATTAACAATATCTCTTATTAACAACGCTAGTGATATAAGAGGAATAATTGGTGAGCTTATTACAAACCACGAGCGCGGCGTACATCTTCAGCAGTGATATCATCACGGGTGATAATATTGCCTTCACGGTCAACGACGTTACCATCGCGGTCGATATCTAGCTCTTCACGTTGGATAGTTTCAACGATGGTTTCAGTATGGCTTTCGGTAGTTTTACCAACAGTCACTTCTTCTGCAACATAAGTTTCCTTGCTCACACGAGCACGTTCTGCTTGTAGTTCAACTTCAATGGTTTCATTGCCATTAACATCACCGATACGGCGATCTGTTGGACGGTCAACGTTAGTGCGTTCGATATGTGCATGCTCTTCTTCAAGATTCACGTCAACATTACGCTGTTCAGTCACCACATGCTTACCAACTTTTACTAAACCGGCAATGATACGGTCTTTATTAACAGTCAGACGCTCTTCTAGTAGCTCAAGCGTGTTTGGCGCGTTATAAGCATGGTCTTGAATTTCCATGCGTTCTGCAACGGGAACAGTGTCTGCAATAAAGGCTTTACGGTCATTTTCATACTGCTCTTTATAGCTGTACTGATAATCGTGGTCGTACGTCTCCATTGCTTCAACTTGCGCTTTGGTTAAGCTGTCAAAGAATACGTCATCACCAACAATACGAGCAAGACCTGCTGGTACCAACACTTCTTTTGAGCTGAACCAACCACCTGCATCAACGATTAAATAACGAATGCGACCAGTGGTATCTTCTACCAATGCGCCATCAATTTTACCAATTTTGTCTTCATCGACGCCATAAGCAGTTTTACCTGTTGGGTCATAATAGTCATCACCAATAAGATCACGATGTGTCGCTTGAATATCTTGTAAACGGACGAGTTGACTCATTGTTATATTCCTTTTATGTGAGTAAATTATTTATCTGAGTAAATTATTATTGAAATAAATGTTAATGGTTAGAACTAAGATTCAAAATAATAGCGTTAAAAGTTAACGCTGATTTTAAATCTATCGTTGAATAATAAATGGCAGGTTGGTTTTTCTAATTTCTTTTGCTACCAAAAATGATTAATTATATTTAAGCTATCAAGACAATTAATCACTGCTCCATCAACTTGTCATTATCGTAACACTGAGATTTTCATGGAGATATATGAGCAAGGTAGCAAAGTGTGCATCTGACGTAATTACGTGTAATGGGCTGTAAACGCCATAACAACGCACGTGTATAAGTTAACGCTTATTTACAACACTCGACATTATTTGCTGATTTAAATGCTGTAATAATAATTTTCAGGATAAAAAAACCGCACTGAGTAAGCTCAATGCGGTGATTATTAAAGATAAGAATAAAGATAGAATGCTATGAGCATAACGTTATGGTTATGAAATAGGCTTATGAAATCAATGCCTAAGGTAGCTCAATCGCAATCGCTACTGCTTCGCCGCCACCGATACATAAAGTGGCAACGCCTTTTTTACCGCCAGTGCGTTGTAAAGAATTAATCAGGGTGACGACAATGCGCGTGCCGGAACAGCCAACGGGATGACCGAGCGCACAAGCACCACCTTCTATATTAACTCTATCATGGGCAATATTAAGCTCGTCCATCGCCGCTATTGTGACTAGAGCAAAGGCTTCGTTGATTTCCCATAAATCGACATCGGCAACTGACCAACCTGCATTCGCCAGCACTTTTTCGATAGCGCCAATCGGTGCAATGGTAAATTCGCTTGGATGCCTTGAGTTTGATGCGGTGGCAATGATGCGTGCTTGGTAATCTAAACCCTCTGCTTGTGCCTGAGATTCTGTCATTAACACGACTGCTGCCGCGCCATCTGAGATGGAGCTGGCATTGGCTGCGGTAATCGTACCGTCTTTGGCAAAGGCAGGACGCAAGGTTGGAATACGTTCAGCATTGGCAAGACTTGGTTCTTCGTCGATATCAACGGTGGTGTCGCCTTTGCGCGTGCTAAAGGTAACCGAGGTAATTTCATTTTTGAAATGGTCGTCGTTAATAGCGGTTAGGGCACGGTTGAGCGATTCAATCGCAAAGGCATCCATCTGCTCGCGGCTATAGCCTTTTTTATCCGCCATCTCTTGCGCAAATTGACCCATAAGCTTACCTGTTTCGGCATCTTCTAAACCGTCTAGGAACATATGGTCTTTGACTTCCTTATGTCCCATGCGGTAGCCCGCTCGCGCATTTGGCATAATATAAGGCGCATTGGTCATAGACTCCATACCACCTGCAACTGCCACCTTAAAGCTGCCAGCTTTGATACCGTCACACGCTTGCATGATGGCTTTTAGACCAGAACCACACAGCTTATTAATCGTTACCGCGCCAGTCGTATCTAGCAGACCCGCTGCGCGCATGGCTTGGCGAGCAGGACCTTGACCAAGTCCAGCTGTGAGGACGCAGCCCATAATCACTTCATCAATACTATCAACGCTAATACCTGCGCGGATAACAGCAGCTTTAATTGCTGCCGCGCCTAAATCAGTTGCGCTTACATCCTTTAATGTACCCTGAAAACCACCCATTGGCGTACGCGCACTATTAACAATTACAATCGCATCATTTGACATCATTATTTTTCCTATGCTTTATATTTTGATTAAAACCTAGATATTTTGATTAAAACTTAGTTTAGTATCGCCTAAGCTTGCTCTGTTATACCAAGTTTTTACGAAAAATAGGGATGGTAATGCGTACCTATTGGTCAATATTAAGCCAATGAGACTGCGAATGTTAAGCGCGCTGATAGCTCTATAACATTTATGCCAATTCGTCCAAGCGAATACGGACGACTTTATCAGTAACAGAATCAAGCTTTTCAATTTTCGCAATGGCTAGATTCATCTGACTTTCAATCACAGGCAAGGTTAAAATAATGATGGGTACTTGTCCGACTTTATGTGCCGGTTTTTGCAAAATCGCATCGATGTTAATCCCTGCATCACTTAAGATACGGGTGATATCAGCGAGTACGCCCGGATTGTCATAAGCATGGACGCGGAGATAATAGCCAGTAATCATCTGTTCTGCACGCAAGATTGGCGTGTCAGAAAGTAACTCAGGCAGGAAGGATAAATGCGGAACATGGTGTCCTTGCTGACCAGTTAGGCTTGGATCATTGCTACCTAATACCCGCACTAGATCCATGACATCTGCCATGACCGCTGAGGCAGTCGCGCCTGCACCTGCACCATCGCCATAATAAAGCGTCTGTCCAAGTGGGTGTGAATTCACCAACACTGCATTTTTGACGCCATTCACATTCGCCAGTAACGTATTTTGTGGAATTAAGGTCGGATGCACGCGCAATTCGATGCCTTCTTTACCTTTATCGTTAGTACGGCGCACGGCAAAGCCCACATGCTTGATGCGGTAGCCCAGCTCTTCGGCATAATTGACATCTTGTAAGGTAATGCCAGTGATACCTTCGCAATAAACTTTGTCAAACTGTAGCGGAATACCAAAGGCAATAGAGGCAAGGAGCGCGAGCTTATGCGCGGCATCAATGCCTTCCACATCAAAGGTAGGATCGGCTTCCGCGTAACCCAATGCTTGCGCCTCTGCCAATACATCGACAAACGGACGACCGGTATCACGCATCTCAGACATGATAAAGTTGCCCGTACCATTGATGATACCGGCTAGCCAATCGACTTTATTAGCAGCCAGCGCTTCGCGCATGACTTTAATAATGGGAATACCACCAGCTACGGCTGCTTCATAAGCCACATGTACGTTATTGGCTTCGGCTAAGGCAAAGATTTCATTGCCATGTTCAGCAAGCAGTGCTTTATTGGCGGTGACCACATGCTTACCATGTTTAATGGCGTGCATGATGACGTCTTTAGCCAGCGTTGTGCCGCCAATCACTTCGATGACGATATCAACATTATCACTGGCAGCGATTGCCATTAAATCATCATTTTGGATGATGCTGGCATCGATATCATCACGCTGACGACGTGTACCGACTTCAGTAATAATAATGTCACGACCGCTGCGACGTTTGAGCTCGCCTAAATTGTCATTGATGAGGTTGATTACGCCAGTACCGACCGTACCGAGACCAAGTATCGCTAGTTTGATGGATTTACTCACAGTATCCTCAAGAGGTTAAATAGATGAATGGGAAAGGGAAAGAGAATATAGGTTATAGATTACTATTGTTTTAATTGATAATAGCGTATTAACGGATAGCCGTTTAATGTATATCGCGGTTGAACGGATTTTACTTACGAGTTTATATATTGTTTTATTAATACCGCTCGCAATATTATAAAACGATTCAGCGTTAACATATCATACCGTCAACTATTAGCGACGTCTACATGATGAATAGGGTCGCCAATAGTGGTTATGCTTATTTTTAAAGGTATTGACTGCCAAGACTATTACTCTATGGGCTATTGAATGCCTACCGCTTGTGCCAATTGCGCGGCAGGTAAGTAACCGCCTACTTGTTCGCCAGATTCGGTAAAGATGGCAGGGGTTCCGCGCACGCCAAGTGCCATGCCAAGCGCCATTTGTGCTTGCACCGGATTGCTACAGCTAGAGCCTGTCACATCCGCACCTATTTTAGCTTGGTTCATCGCGGCATTACGATCTTTGCTACACCAAATGCCTTCCATTTTAGGAATAGATTCTTCACTGCGCGGCCATGCTAAATAACGCACTTCGATACCACGAGCGTTGATATCTGCCATCTCTTCATGCAGCTTACGACAGTAGCCGCAGTCAGCATCAGTAAAGGCATAAACCACAGACTTAGTTGCCCCTTTTGCTGGATAAATAATCATATCCTTTTTGTCGACCTTTTTCAGCGCTTCTTGCGCCGTTTTTGCGACTAATGCGCCACTGATATCAACAGGTTCACCATCACCAACAGCGATGATTTGCCCTTGAATAATATGTTTGCCCGACTTATCGGTAAAAAATGCAGGTAGTCCTTCCGCAGTTACCCAATAAATACCGCTCATATCCGTGGGTACGGCTGAAATAATTTTTTCTTCAATGCCCGATGCTTTTAAGTTGGCTTGTAGTGCTTTGACCACTGCACCATCACTATTGCCGACTGTCTTAGTAGTTTTAGCTTGGGCGCTATTGACGATACCGGTACTGCTAGTGGCATCAGCGGCATTATTCGAGCAACCCACTGCGACGATGACTAGTGACGCACTTAGTAAGGCATGAGACAGTTTGTTCTTAGATAGCTTTGTTATCGCGAGGTTGAGCTTAGAAAAAGGAGAAAACGACATAAAACATTTCCTATAGGCAGATATGCCTAATGATGGTTTTGTATAAAGATAAAGAAACGGCTTAAGATAATGGTTAGAGCAGGTAGTGAAATATAGGGCGCGTGTAAGCGTTAATAATAAGGACTTTCAACAAAGTTTTTATACTTCTTCATACTTAATAGCGAACAATAAAAATAAATAACGTACTCTATCTTAACATAATTTTATAAAACACTATCAAAAGCTATGTGGCTGCAAGTTGCCATATCATGTCTCTTAACGAGCGGTAAAATATGAGAAATAAGATACATTTATGCTCTGTAAAATTACAGAGTGACTAGGTAGGCTACTGCTAAATAACGCTATTTATTATAATTTATATTATCTCTATTTATTTAAGCGATTTTCGCTAAGGAATGTACATGGCAGGTGCCAGTTTATTAGCCTTACTTGATGACATCAGTTTGATATTAGATGATGTCTCACTCATGACTAAAGTTGCCGCCAAAAAAACGGCTGGCGTTTTAGGTGACGACTTAGCGCTGAATGCTGAGCAAGTAACTGGCGTTAAAGCAGACCGTGAGCTGGCAGTGGTTTGGGCAGTCGCCAAAGGTTCATTCGTCAATAAGCTTATTTTAGTACCGGCAGCGTTGTTGATTAGCGCCATTTATCCGCCATTAGTTACGTTTTTATTGATGTGTGGTGGTCTTTATTTAGCTTATGAGGGTGCAGAGAAAATTATTCATAAATTTTGGCCGCACTTACTGCCGCACGATGAAGAACAAAAAAAACGGCTGCGTGCCAATGCTGATGACACCATTGATTTGGTCGCTTTTGAGAAAGAAAAAATTAAAGGGGCAGTGCGCACTGATTTTGTGCTCTCAGCAGAGATTATTGTGATTGCTCTTGGCTCTGCTGCCGGTGCCACGCTGTTAGAGAAAAGCTTAGTGCTCTCTATTATTGCAGTGACTATTACTATAGGTGTTTATGGCTTAGTTGCCGGTATCGTCAAAATGGATGATTTAGGCTTGCATCTGATGAAAAAATCTAGCAATGTGCAGCAAAAAACAGGTGCTTTTCTACTGTCATTTGCCCCCAAATTAATGAAGTTTTTATCTATCGCTGGCACTATAGCGATGTTTTTAGTGGGTGGCGGTATCTTGGTGCATGGGATAGATTTTTTACATCATGAAGTCGAAGATTTAGCACATTTGACCGGCATATTTGAGAGTGCCACTACGATGCTGTTAAATGCGTTGGTGGGTTTAATTGTTGGTGTTATCGTCGTTGCTATTGTGACTATGATTGGCAAAATGCGCGATAATAAATCGTCTTCTGCTCATTAATTTACCCTTTACTAAGTAGATATATCAAACATAAAAAAGCCCCAAAGTTGCGAACAACGTTGGGGCTTTTGCTATTTAACCATATTAATACTTACTAGCCATATCAATACTTAGCTGTCGCTATCTGAATCGTCATTTTCTATTTTTTCAGCTTGCGTTGGTTTTTTATGCTCAGTTTTTGGTTTACGACTGCGCGCTTTTGGCACCTTTGCCGTTGTCAAATTGAACATACCCATTTGCGGTAATAGCTGCTCAGCCACATTTTCAATCATATTTTTATAACTGGCAATGGTGGTTTTTGATTTGCTGGCTTGGCTATCATCCTTTACAGAGTCTGCGGTAACGGCTTCCTCTACTGTTACTGGCTGAGTCTGAGTCACAACTTCTTCATGATGAATCTGTAGTTCTTGATCAACTTGCAGGAGTTGCGCGCTTTCGATGCTGATATCGTCTGCCTGTATTTGCCCTGTTAAGGCGTTGGCATCAATATCATGGACGTCAACGTTATGCTCATCGACTTGACTGTCAGCATGCATGGCTTCAGGTTGCGTTGCTTCAGTAACGTTAGCGTCACTGACTTCCTGAGTCATGTTATCTTCTGATTTAGTCTCAGATTCAGCATTTTGGCTTGCTGAAACAGCAGGTTCATTAGTAACCGTCAACACCGCTTGCGCCTGATAGTCAGGATGCTGTCCACGTGGGTCATTGCTGGCTCGTTGGCTAATAGCGCGTGGTTCGACCGCGGTTTTACCTTGTGCGGCAGCAAACTGGCTGACTGCTTGGGTCATTGCCTCAAAGCGCGTGAGATAATCTACCGCTAGGGGCTGATAGCCATAGTTGCTAAAGTCAAACAGGCACTCATCAGAAGGGTTGCCTTCAACTTTACTGGCGTCAACCTCACTAACATCGGTATTCATATCAGCCGCTTGCTGCGTGTGGATGGTAATGGCATCAATAAAGCTGCGAATGATACCGTCATTTGCCAAACGTATTTTTGCGTCAGGTAGAGTTGTCTGAATAAATTCACCAACTGTACCGCGGATGGCTGCTGCCTTGGCAACGAGTTGTTGAGAGACAGCTTCAGGGGCTGGCACTGGTAATGTCGCTTGCGGGTGTGACTGTTGACGACGGACAACACGCGGGTCATTACTCGCTTGACCAAACTTATTGGCTGTCACATAGCGTTTAGCAAACAATGCTTCATGGGTAAGCTCAAGCACTGCATTACTGTTTTTAGCGTTATTGTCTTCGACGCTACTGTCTTTATCGCTACTCGTTTTATCACCATCAATAGCAGGAGCTTCAGAAGTCACCGCCACTGTATTAACAGTGTCAGTTTTCTGCTTCTCAACTACCTCTGTCGATGCGCGCGCGATGCTGGTGTCAGCAATGACCGGTGCTTGAATAGTCTCTTGGCTCTCAGACGACTGCTGTTCCACTATAGCGGGTTTGCTGTCTGTAGTTTGATTTGCACTGACACTATCTTTTTGACTGTCGCTAACTTCACTGGCTTCAGGAGCGTTAGATGATACTTCATCCTTTGCAGTGCTGACCGTGGCGATAACCTCTGGCACAGCATGGTTTGTAGACTCGTTAGTCGACTTTACTACTGACTTTTCTTCACGGTGTTGTGCGGTGTTATCCGTTGCACTAGGATTGATTGTATCCATTGCTACTGATACGTCACGCTTAGCAACTTGTGCATCGGCTGCCTGACTCGCTATTTTTTCAGATTTGCTATCATCCAAAGACAAATGAACCACTTCTGGTGCTTTGTGCTTAGGCGGAGCCACGTTAACATGTATGCTGACCTCATTAGGGTTCTGATGACGAGTACTCTCTTGCGTTTTGTTAGCATTATTTGCTTGACTGGCAGATTGAGAGGATTGTTGCTTTGTATTACGCTCAGCGGTTAACGTTTCACCACGCTCAAGTTTACCACGTGAGTTGCGTTGGCTGTGCGGCTTACGTTTGCTACGAGTTTGCTCATCAGATGCTACGCTATCTTGAGTGTCAACTTGAGCAGGGTCGTTACGTTCGCTGCTATTACGTTCATTGTTTTGGCGGTTGTTACGATTGCGAGTGTTATCATTATTACGTCTGTTATCTTGCTCACGCTTGTCTTGCTCACGCTTATCTTGATTATCAGCCTGCTTGTCGTCTGTAGCGTTGACGCTGTCAGCATTAGCATGGCTGCTATCGACGTTACTGTTATCAGTAGTAGCGGTCTCATCACGTTGATTTCTTTGATGCGGTTTCGCTGGACGTGATTTGCGTGGCTTACGTCTTCTTCTATCCTCTGCATTGTCGTCAGCAGCATTAGTATCGATAGTATTGCTAGCGCTACTGCTGTCAGTATTCTGGCGTGTTGTCTGACGATTGGCGTTGGCATCTGACGGTTGGCTACTATCAGATTGGCTGGTTTGCGATATAGATGCCGTCTGAGCACCACTCAAAGCCTGATGATTGACTTGTCCAAATGATCCTAAGCTTTGTGCACCCGTATTTACTAAAGCTTCAATGGCTTCGGCAGCATCACGACTGCTAACACTGGCTGATAGCTGTGCTTGTGGGGCTTGGGCAAAAAGATTAGATAACCATGCCACTGCTTGCGGTTGAGCTGCCACAGGCGCAGTAGATTGCGCGTCTACAGGAACGGGTTGAGCCTGTTGTGTATTAGCTTGCGCAGGGTTATTTTGGTTGGCATTGTTTTGAGAAGCATTACTTTGAACAGACGTGTTTTGCGCGGCTCGAGTTGAGGTTGTCGGCTCGTTATTATGTCGACTAGGGCTGTTTTGCTGATTGCTACTGTTTTGTTTCGCGTTTTGCTGATTACCACTTTGTGGGTTAGTAGTAGGCGTATTCACTGCTGCTTTACGTGGTTGACGCGTTGGTTGTTGCTCAGGACGCTCTTTTTCAGCCGTTTGCCAATCAACTTCATACCCTAAACCACTGTGCTCTTGCTGCTGTGTATCCGTGATACGTTCATAGCTGGTTGGCGCAAAACCATCACGATTAAAGTGTAGTTTAAAGTTAGGCGACTCTAAATGGGCATGCGGTAAAATGGTGATACGCGTGCCACTGTCTTGTTCAAGATAAACGATGCTATCGCGTTTCTCATTTAATAAGAAGGCGGCAATATCAGTCGGTACTTCGGCTTGTACTTCGCCTTGGCGCTCTTTGAGGGCAATCTGTTCAATCTCGCGCATAATAGATAAGGAAAGCGAGCGCAAATCACGAATCATACCGTTGCCATGACAGCGCGGGCAGATATAGCCAGTCGATTCTTCTAAAGATGGACGTAGGCGTTGACGGCTCATTTCCATCAAACCAAATTTAGAGATATCGCCAAACTGGACACGCGCACGGTCATATTTGGTAGCATCAATCAGACGTTTTTCAACTTCTTTTTGATGCTTATTGTCATTCATATCAATGAAGTCAATGACAATCAAGCCGCCCATATCACGTAAACGTAATTGGCGTGCAATCTCG
This genomic window from Psychrobacter urativorans contains:
- a CDS encoding Rne/Rng family ribonuclease — protein: MKRILINATQNEEIRVALCKGNHLYDFDLENRTREQKKSNIYKGHVTRVEPSLEAVFVEYGSQRQGFLPIREISAEYLSGNPRDENIKKLIKEGDEIIVQVEKEERGNKGAALSTYVSLAGRYLVLMPNNPRGGGISRQISGKLREDMKRMLGNLDLAKGMSVIIRTAGIGKTQEDLQHDLNHLLNIWQAIQEQNQKYPSPRLVHQEAGVVTRAVRDYLRDDIAEIWIDNENAYVEAAGFIDAVMPTQADKLRKYTDYEPMFARFNIEKQIETAYQREVRLPSGGSIVIDQTEALVSIDINSAKSTKGSDVAETAYHTNLEAADEIARQLRLRDMGGLIVIDFIDMNDNKHQKEVEKRLIDATKYDRARVQFGDISKFGLMEMSRQRLRPSLEESTGYICPRCHGNGMIRDLRSLSLSIMREIEQIALKERQGEVQAEVPTDIAAFLLNEKRDSIVYLEQDSGTRITILPHAHLESPNFKLHFNRDGFAPTSYERITDTQQQEHSGLGYEVDWQTAEKERPEQQPTRQPRKAAVNTPTTNPQSGNQQNAKQNSSNQQNSPSRHNNEPTTSTRAAQNTSVQSNASQNNANQNNPAQANTQQAQPVPVDAQSTAPVAAQPQAVAWLSNLFAQAPQAQLSASVSSRDAAEAIEALVNTGAQSLGSFGQVNHQALSGAQTASISQTSQSDSSQPSDANANRQTTRQNTDSSSASNTIDTNAADDNAEDRRRRKPRKSRPAKPHQRNQRDETATTDNSNVDSSHANADSVNATDDKQADNQDKREQDKREQDNRRNNDNTRNRNNRQNNERNSSERNDPAQVDTQDSVASDEQTRSKRKPHSQRNSRGKLERGETLTAERNTKQQSSQSASQANNANKTQESTRHQNPNEVSIHVNVAPPKHKAPEVVHLSLDDSKSEKIASQAADAQVAKRDVSVAMDTINPSATDNTAQHREEKSVVKSTNESTNHAVPEVIATVSTAKDEVSSNAPEASEVSDSQKDSVSANQTTDSKPAIVEQQSSESQETIQAPVIADTSIARASTEVVEKQKTDTVNTVAVTSEAPAIDGDKTSSDKDSSVEDNNAKNSNAVLELTHEALFAKRYVTANKFGQASNDPRVVRRQQSHPQATLPVPAPEAVSQQLVAKAAAIRGTVGEFIQTTLPDAKIRLANDGIIRSFIDAITIHTQQAADMNTDVSEVDASKVEGNPSDECLFDFSNYGYQPLAVDYLTRFEAMTQAVSQFAAAQGKTAVEPRAISQRASNDPRGQHPDYQAQAVLTVTNEPAVSASQNAESETKSEDNMTQEVSDANVTEATQPEAMHADSQVDEHNVDVHDIDANALTGQIQADDISIESAQLLQVDQELQIHHEEVVTQTQPVTVEEAVTADSVKDDSQASKSKTTIASYKNMIENVAEQLLPQMGMFNLTTAKVPKARSRKPKTEHKKPTQAEKIENDDSDSDS